The Anguilla rostrata isolate EN2019 chromosome 18, ASM1855537v3, whole genome shotgun sequence genome has a window encoding:
- the LOC135245015 gene encoding CB1 cannabinoid receptor-interacting protein 1-like isoform X1 has protein sequence MGEVPQLIKIGVSLKIQPNNGPVFFKVDGSRFGQNRTIKLLTGSKYKIEVIVKPGAVEATTMSIGGVTFPLEEQSKDPQSIIYNGTYDTEGVPHTKSGERQPIQVSIQFTEAGLFETVWQVKFYNYHKRDHCQWGNSFGSIEYECKPNETRSLMWINKELFV, from the exons ATGGGTGAAGTCCCTCAATTGATTAAAATCGGAGTTTCTCTGAAAATACAGCCAAACAACGGGCCggtattttttaaagttgatggGTCGAGATTTGGTCAGAACAGAACGATAAAATTGCTAACAGGATCCAAGTATAAAATTGAAGTGATTGTGAAACCAGGAGCGGTTGAGGCCAC CACCATGAGCATAGGCGGGGTGACCTTCCCACTGGAGGAGCAATCCAAAGACCCCCAATCAATCATTTACAACGGCACATATGACACGGAGGGAGTCCCGCATACTAAAAGCGGCGAGAGGCAACCTATTCAAGTCAGCATTCAG TTTACTGAAGCTGGCCTGTTTGAGACAGTGTGGCAGGTGAAATTCTACAACTATCACAAGAGGGACCACTGCCAGTGGGGGAATAGCTTCGGCAGCATCGAATACGAGTGCAAACCAAACGAGACGCGGAGCCTGATGTGGATCAACAAGGAGTTGTTCGTTTGA
- the LOC135245015 gene encoding CB1 cannabinoid receptor-interacting protein 1-like isoform X2, with the protein MNPPFVKGARLLSFWSSTMSIGGVTFPLEEQSKDPQSIIYNGTYDTEGVPHTKSGERQPIQVSIQFTEAGLFETVWQVKFYNYHKRDHCQWGNSFGSIEYECKPNETRSLMWINKELFV; encoded by the exons ATGAATCCACCATTTGTGAAAGGAGCGAGGCTTCTTTCATTTTGGTCCAG CACCATGAGCATAGGCGGGGTGACCTTCCCACTGGAGGAGCAATCCAAAGACCCCCAATCAATCATTTACAACGGCACATATGACACGGAGGGAGTCCCGCATACTAAAAGCGGCGAGAGGCAACCTATTCAAGTCAGCATTCAG TTTACTGAAGCTGGCCTGTTTGAGACAGTGTGGCAGGTGAAATTCTACAACTATCACAAGAGGGACCACTGCCAGTGGGGGAATAGCTTCGGCAGCATCGAATACGAGTGCAAACCAAACGAGACGCGGAGCCTGATGTGGATCAACAAGGAGTTGTTCGTTTGA